A window from Methylocystis sp. MJC1 encodes these proteins:
- a CDS encoding cytochrome c3 family protein, whose translation MQLDPERFDHNLTNYRLVDSHKTVECNACHARGKPFHKTGSQCVDCHKKADPHKGRLGDRCENCHSPTIWRNVKAFDHGKTKFPLIGAHKDVACATCHTGELYKDLSQACVSCHRIQDIHADRYGSKCETCHNQLKWKEAKFEHDKTKFPLHGAHEKVKCDVCHTGYIYKQKLETTCVACHKEQDPHKGQLGDRCERCHNDVDWRKNITFDHSQTHFPLIGEHVSVPCEGCHSSSNYKDAPIACESCHRDSFHQGRLGVGARCGNCHNPYAWSRWTFDHARQTRYPLTGMHQRLTCESCHSTKNATTLKLPITCESCHKDYHNGLLGAQPKCGSCHDTSAWSHWRFDHGRQTGYPLVGAHARLRCERCHTTPNTPTLKIASDCASCHRRDDPHVGQFGRSCERCHNPVSWRKADIRN comes from the coding sequence ATGCAACTCGATCCCGAAAGATTCGACCACAATCTGACGAACTATCGCCTGGTCGACAGCCACAAGACGGTGGAGTGTAACGCCTGCCATGCACGCGGGAAGCCATTTCACAAGACGGGTTCACAATGCGTCGATTGTCACAAGAAGGCTGATCCGCACAAGGGACGGCTGGGAGACCGTTGCGAAAATTGTCATTCACCCACAATCTGGCGAAACGTAAAGGCCTTCGACCATGGAAAAACTAAGTTTCCGTTGATTGGAGCGCATAAGGACGTCGCGTGCGCCACTTGCCACACTGGTGAGCTGTATAAGGATTTGTCCCAAGCCTGCGTCTCCTGTCACCGGATCCAGGATATTCACGCCGATCGTTACGGTTCGAAGTGCGAAACCTGCCACAACCAGCTCAAGTGGAAAGAAGCAAAATTCGAGCACGACAAGACCAAGTTTCCGCTTCATGGAGCACACGAAAAGGTGAAATGCGACGTCTGTCATACTGGATACATCTATAAGCAGAAGCTTGAGACCACGTGCGTCGCCTGTCACAAGGAGCAAGATCCTCACAAAGGGCAGCTCGGCGACCGTTGCGAGCGGTGCCACAATGACGTCGACTGGCGCAAGAATATCACTTTCGACCACAGTCAGACACACTTTCCACTAATCGGTGAGCATGTTTCTGTTCCTTGCGAAGGTTGTCATAGTTCGTCCAATTACAAGGACGCGCCTATAGCCTGTGAGAGTTGCCATCGGGACAGTTTCCATCAAGGGAGGCTCGGCGTTGGCGCGCGATGCGGGAACTGCCATAACCCGTACGCATGGAGTAGATGGACGTTCGATCATGCACGGCAGACTCGCTACCCGCTTACTGGAATGCACCAGCGACTGACTTGCGAGAGCTGCCATTCAACCAAGAACGCTACAACTCTTAAATTGCCGATAACCTGCGAAAGCTGCCATAAGGATTATCACAACGGTTTATTAGGGGCTCAGCCAAAATGTGGGTCTTGCCATGACACAAGCGCATGGTCGCATTGGCGCTTCGACCACGGCCGACAAACAGGCTATCCGCTGGTTGGGGCGCATGCTCGGCTCAGGTGCGAGCGGTGTCATACCACGCCGAATACGCCGACTCTTAAGATTGCTTCGGATTGCGCTAGTTGTCACCGTCGGGATGATCCGCATGTAGGCCAGTTCGGGCGGTCCTGCGAGAGATGCCACAATCCTGTGAGTTGGCGAAAAGCCGATATTCGTAACTAG
- a CDS encoding transposase, whose amino-acid sequence MDEGAPQRQHSLCELVNGPRYVLRYGIAWRAMPKDLPPWSPVYQQSKRCWRRAYSRRWRRVCVPCCASPSVAPRSGWRRSSTAAPGSRPRRTTAGRLLRGKAKARLEAAYGGRHIGPFAGAACHVGQCRRPRRGRHARRRRAGGDGR is encoded by the coding sequence ATGGACGAAGGCGCGCCGCAGCGTCAACATTCACTATGCGAGCTGGTCAACGGTCCTCGTTACGTGCTGCGCTACGGCATTGCGTGGCGCGCCATGCCCAAGGATCTGCCGCCGTGGTCCCCCGTGTATCAGCAATCGAAGCGCTGCTGGCGGCGGGCGTATTCGAGGCGCTGGCGCAGGGTCTGTGTGCCCTGTTGCGCGTCGCCTTCGGTCGCGCCCCGGAGCGGATGGCGGCGATCATCGACAGCCGCACCTGGCTCTCGACCTCGGAGAACGACTGCGGGGAGATTATTACGGGGCAAAGCGAAGGCGCGGCTCGAAGCTGCATATGGCGGTCGACACATTGGGCCATTTGCCGGGGCTGCATGTCATGTCGGCCAATGTCGACGACCGCGCCGCGGTCGGCACGCTCGCCGCCGACGTGCAGGAGGCGACGGTCGATAG
- the istB gene encoding IS21-like element helper ATPase IstB yields the protein MTTSHEPGSQTIVAPQVLLGNHLKALKLPTFAREYEKVALESAQDRANYPRYLLRLCELERIDRERRNVERRIRLARFTQVKSLDTFDFTAQPSLNKPLVLELARCEWIEKRQNCIALGPSGTGKTHVALALGLAACQKGFSVAFTTAAALVHELMEARDERRLRALQKHLNTVKLLIVDELGYVPFTAVGSELLFEVFSQRYERGATLVTSNLPFDEWTSVFGSERLTGALLDRLTHHVHILEMNGESYRLATARKAQRRGRDLADAPAIDKGDADTKN from the coding sequence ATGACCACCTCGCATGAGCCGGGCTCGCAAACGATCGTCGCGCCGCAGGTGCTACTGGGCAATCACCTCAAGGCGCTGAAGCTTCCCACCTTCGCGCGCGAATATGAGAAAGTCGCGCTGGAGTCGGCGCAGGACCGCGCCAATTACCCCCGCTATCTGCTGCGCCTGTGCGAACTGGAGCGCATTGATCGCGAGCGGCGCAATGTCGAGCGCCGCATCCGGCTGGCGCGTTTTACGCAGGTCAAGAGCCTCGACACTTTCGACTTTACCGCCCAGCCTTCACTCAACAAGCCGCTGGTGCTGGAGCTGGCGCGGTGCGAATGGATCGAGAAGCGGCAGAACTGCATCGCTCTCGGTCCATCCGGGACCGGGAAGACTCACGTCGCGCTCGCCCTGGGGCTCGCCGCTTGCCAGAAAGGGTTCAGCGTCGCGTTCACAACCGCCGCGGCTCTTGTGCACGAACTGATGGAGGCGCGCGACGAGCGCCGCCTGCGCGCGCTGCAAAAGCATCTCAACACCGTCAAACTGCTGATCGTCGACGAACTGGGCTATGTGCCGTTCACGGCGGTCGGCTCCGAGCTGCTCTTCGAGGTCTTCAGCCAGCGCTATGAACGCGGCGCGACGCTGGTGACCAGCAATTTGCCCTTTGATGAATGGACGTCCGTCTTTGGGTCGGAACGTCTCACCGGCGCGCTGCTCGACCGGCTCACCCATCACGTACACATTCTGGAAATGAACGGCGAGAGCTATCGCCTCGCGACCGCAAGGAAAGCACAGCGCCGCGGCCGCGATCTCGCCGACGCGCCCGCCATCGACAAAGGAGACGCCGACACGAAGAACTGA
- a CDS encoding methyltransferase: MAGLFGRWLDDLRARRDRLIVDPKFQRWSLANPFTRPIARRRARAALDLTAGFVYSQVLFACARLKLFEALSDGPLTVSDLAARLALSEAATRRLLDAAASLDLTERRTGGRYGLGQLGAAFLGNPAARVLVEHQPLLYADIADPVALLRGEKRAALADYWPYSDLEQPKALGPGDVAPYSALMAASQPMVAAEALDAYDITQHKRLMDVGGGEGVFLCAAAARAPDLQLALVDLPAVADRARTRLEAADLMARAEIHGGDFLRDELPKGADAVTLIRIVHDQDDGRALMLLRNIRRALEPGATLLIIEAMSGVTGAEPLDAYYGFYTLAMGRGEPRRVAEIEALLRQAGFGGFRLLDNALPTLTSVLVAKAV, from the coding sequence ATGGCAGGTCTTTTCGGGCGCTGGCTGGACGATCTGCGGGCTCGTCGCGACAGGCTGATCGTCGATCCCAAATTCCAGCGCTGGTCGCTCGCCAATCCGTTCACCCGGCCGATCGCCCGGCGGCGCGCGCGGGCGGCGCTCGATCTCACGGCTGGCTTCGTCTATTCGCAAGTGCTTTTCGCTTGTGCTCGGCTGAAGCTTTTCGAGGCGCTCTCCGACGGGCCGCTGACGGTTTCCGATCTTGCCGCGCGCCTTGCGCTTTCCGAAGCGGCGACCCGGCGGCTGCTCGACGCCGCCGCCTCGCTCGACCTCACCGAGCGACGCACGGGCGGGCGCTACGGGCTGGGCCAGCTCGGCGCGGCTTTTCTCGGCAATCCGGCGGCGCGCGTGCTGGTCGAGCATCAGCCCCTGCTTTACGCCGACATTGCCGACCCGGTGGCGCTGTTGCGCGGCGAGAAGCGCGCGGCGCTGGCGGATTACTGGCCCTATTCGGATCTCGAGCAACCCAAGGCGCTGGGCCCCGGGGATGTCGCGCCCTATAGCGCGCTGATGGCCGCCTCGCAGCCCATGGTGGCCGCGGAGGCGCTCGACGCCTATGACATAACGCAGCACAAGCGCCTCATGGACGTCGGCGGCGGCGAGGGCGTTTTCCTTTGCGCCGCGGCGGCGCGCGCGCCCGATTTGCAACTCGCGCTCGTCGATCTCCCTGCTGTCGCGGATCGCGCGCGGACGCGGCTGGAGGCTGCCGACCTCATGGCGCGCGCGGAAATACATGGCGGCGATTTCTTGCGCGACGAATTGCCGAAAGGCGCCGACGCCGTCACGCTGATCCGCATCGTGCACGATCAGGACGACGGACGGGCGCTGATGCTCCTGCGCAACATCCGTCGCGCGCTCGAGCCGGGGGCGACTCTGCTGATTATCGAGGCGATGTCCGGCGTGACGGGCGCCGAGCCGCTCGACGCCTATTACGGCTTCTACACGCTCGCCATGGGCCGCGGCGAGCCGCGCCGAGTGGCGGAGATCGAGGCGCTGCTGCGCCAGGCGGGGTTCGGCGGGTTCAGACTGCTCGACAACGCCTTGCCAACGCTGACGAGCGTTCTTGTGGCGAAGGCGGTTTAG
- a CDS encoding NAD(P)-binding domain-containing protein, with amino-acid sequence MQIDMIFAYALPLMVIWSIYLPVRKRLELRAVEKLAAATDAGLLEPASLHPIIDPARCIGCGSCVRACHEGEILGLIDGRSTLVEPANCIGHGMCKAVCPVDAITLVFGTDRRGVDIPNVSPNFETNVPGIFIAGELGGMGLVRNAIEQGRQAIDSISKLNGLGAPDMLDVVIVGCGPGGFSASLAALQHKLRFVTLEQDTLGGTVAHFPRGKLVMTQPFTLPLAGTFDFGELSKEELIAFFEDIVIKTGLKVNTGERVDSIARVDGHFEVKSTQGSYKTRSVLLTIGRRGTPRRLDVPGEEQPKVVYRMIDPEQYRGQHVLVVGGGDSALEAACEIAEQPGTVVTLSHRSESFGRAKQKNRERIKQAQQAGRVEVIFSSTVESIGVRDVNLKWNGEQRSFANDAVIVCVGGILPMPFLKSIGIEVETKYGTA; translated from the coding sequence ATGCAAATCGACATGATCTTCGCTTACGCGCTCCCTTTGATGGTCATCTGGTCTATCTATCTGCCGGTGCGGAAAAGGCTGGAGCTGCGTGCCGTCGAAAAACTCGCCGCCGCTACCGATGCCGGCCTTCTTGAGCCCGCATCGCTCCATCCAATAATTGATCCCGCAAGATGCATCGGCTGCGGCTCCTGCGTCCGCGCCTGCCATGAAGGCGAAATACTCGGTCTCATTGACGGCAGGTCCACACTTGTGGAGCCTGCAAATTGCATCGGCCACGGCATGTGCAAGGCCGTCTGTCCCGTCGATGCGATCACGCTTGTATTCGGCACCGATCGGCGTGGAGTCGACATCCCTAACGTATCGCCGAATTTCGAAACAAATGTGCCAGGCATTTTTATTGCCGGTGAACTCGGTGGCATGGGTCTCGTTCGCAACGCCATCGAGCAGGGTCGACAAGCCATCGACTCCATCAGCAAGCTGAATGGGCTTGGGGCGCCGGACATGCTTGACGTCGTGATCGTCGGGTGTGGTCCAGGCGGTTTCTCGGCCAGTCTTGCCGCCTTGCAGCACAAGTTGCGATTCGTGACGCTGGAGCAGGATACACTCGGTGGTACAGTCGCGCACTTCCCACGTGGTAAATTGGTTATGACTCAGCCCTTTACGCTTCCCCTCGCTGGCACATTCGATTTCGGCGAATTAAGTAAGGAAGAGTTGATTGCCTTCTTCGAGGACATCGTCATAAAGACGGGGCTGAAGGTCAACACTGGGGAGCGCGTTGACAGTATTGCGCGGGTGGATGGGCATTTCGAAGTCAAGTCGACACAAGGGTCCTATAAAACGCGTTCTGTTCTATTGACGATCGGTCGACGTGGCACGCCGCGCCGTTTGGACGTTCCTGGCGAAGAACAGCCGAAGGTCGTTTACCGGATGATAGATCCTGAGCAGTATCGCGGCCAGCATGTGCTCGTCGTCGGTGGCGGCGACAGCGCGCTTGAAGCCGCCTGCGAAATCGCCGAACAACCTGGGACAGTCGTCACGCTGTCGCACCGCAGCGAATCCTTCGGCCGCGCGAAGCAAAAGAACCGCGAACGAATCAAGCAAGCGCAGCAAGCCGGCCGCGTCGAGGTCATTTTTTCATCTACGGTGGAAAGCATTGGAGTCCGCGACGTAAATTTGAAATGGAATGGCGAGCAGCGTTCGTTTGCAAACGACGCGGTGATCGTATGTGTTGGAGGCATTCTGCCGATGCCATTTCTGAAGAGCATTGGTATTGAGGTCGAAACCAAATATGGCACCGCTTAA
- a CDS encoding ankyrin repeat domain-containing protein, translated as MAPLKLRVAKIAVLIGVGALDAHLDRALSASTAAMLQATPSAPSVQQPSRKIVEPVRPVSVADQEIFRRTQKYADNGDLEAQYRLSSYFRLGRGTTQDLTAAFTWMQRAAEAGLEKAQYSLAIMYLLGHGTQLDVVQAQNWLQKAAAQGDARAKLLLSNVSTSQPAVDRPRSGTTKPTRSAPPQATLKISPDAAIRNGHPAIIDAALRGQNTALSNLVKAGVNLSVTDDVGNTALILAAKAGRLESVNILLAAGADVNARNRSGETALTASAANGYSNIVERLMEGGADPSVVYETGVTPLIAAIRSRHDATIALLLMAKANVNTAASDGRTPLIFASETSSPDVIDLIIENGAAIDAADKLGRTALWHAVDSGNLPAITALLSKGAKPNAADIALCTPFLRALERNNTPASETLLKNGADISQTTGLGNTPLMLASHHGMAEIVRELLARHVNPDVRNRQGYSALMLAVHEGRLKIVQTLLDSGANANLRNKKRETAVDIARNIGDEKIIRAFGNADSADLP; from the coding sequence ATGGCACCGCTTAAATTGCGCGTCGCGAAAATCGCCGTCCTCATTGGGGTCGGGGCGCTTGACGCCCATCTCGATCGTGCTCTTAGCGCGTCAACGGCTGCGATGTTACAGGCGACGCCTTCCGCGCCCTCCGTCCAGCAGCCATCGAGAAAGATCGTTGAGCCTGTTCGACCTGTCAGCGTCGCAGATCAGGAAATTTTCCGACGCACGCAAAAATACGCCGACAATGGTGATCTAGAAGCTCAATACAGGCTCTCCTCGTATTTTCGATTGGGCCGTGGAACCACGCAGGATCTAACCGCCGCATTCACTTGGATGCAACGAGCGGCGGAGGCCGGGCTCGAAAAGGCGCAATATTCCCTCGCGATTATGTACTTATTGGGTCACGGCACGCAGCTCGACGTCGTCCAGGCGCAAAATTGGCTACAGAAGGCAGCGGCGCAAGGCGACGCACGCGCGAAGCTCCTGCTGAGCAACGTTAGCACGAGCCAACCTGCCGTGGATCGCCCCAGAAGTGGAACCACCAAACCCACCCGATCCGCCCCGCCTCAGGCAACGCTCAAGATTTCGCCAGATGCGGCGATACGCAACGGCCATCCAGCGATAATCGACGCCGCACTTCGCGGGCAAAACACCGCCTTAAGCAACCTCGTCAAGGCAGGCGTGAATCTTTCCGTGACCGACGACGTTGGAAACACCGCTTTAATTCTTGCGGCCAAAGCCGGACGTCTGGAATCCGTCAATATTCTCCTTGCAGCGGGCGCTGACGTAAATGCTCGCAACCGATCAGGGGAGACCGCGCTTACCGCAAGCGCGGCAAACGGCTATAGCAACATCGTCGAACGTCTAATGGAAGGAGGCGCCGATCCTTCGGTCGTCTATGAAACTGGCGTAACGCCGCTTATTGCTGCAATCAGAAGCCGCCATGATGCGACGATAGCGCTTCTTCTCATGGCCAAGGCGAACGTCAATACTGCCGCCAGCGACGGTCGTACGCCTCTCATTTTCGCCTCCGAAACGTCTTCGCCGGACGTCATCGATTTAATAATCGAAAATGGCGCTGCGATCGACGCCGCAGACAAATTGGGGCGGACAGCGCTTTGGCATGCGGTGGATAGCGGAAATCTACCGGCGATAACAGCGCTGCTTTCCAAAGGCGCCAAACCAAATGCGGCCGACATCGCGCTCTGCACACCCTTCTTGAGGGCTTTGGAGCGTAACAATACCCCGGCGTCGGAAACGCTATTGAAAAATGGTGCCGACATCTCGCAGACGACGGGGTTGGGCAACACACCGCTTATGCTAGCATCCCATCACGGTATGGCTGAAATTGTTCGCGAGCTGCTTGCGCGGCATGTCAATCCAGATGTCAGGAATCGACAGGGGTACAGCGCGCTGATGCTTGCTGTCCATGAAGGGCGATTGAAGATTGTCCAAACGTTGCTCGACAGCGGCGCCAACGCCAATTTGCGTAACAAAAAACGTGAAACCGCGGTAGATATCGCGAGAAATATTGGAGACGAAAAGATCATTCGTGCGTTCGGGAACGCCGATAGCGCGGATTTGCCTTAA
- a CDS encoding pyridine nucleotide-disulfide oxidoreductase gives MDESMGAMAVSGRNYRYVARPIGYATPVVIAALIFSVVSIGWLQSEEGYLTPKNGLGYWLGIVGSLMMLALLTYSYRKRSSATRGLFSIPTWFRIHMVLGALGPSLILFHSNFSLGALNSNVALFTMLAVATSGVIGRYIYGKIHIGLHGRRAVAKEIFADVDELRRELAEEMRGIDTIFADLDLFGRQILEHDAQGPAHSHLLNAITAVRSRLQGARKRRQVLQAIETEGRRNGWALNYLRQRIAEIDLAVSAYLNAVLKAAELRFFERLFSLWHVLHLPLFFLMVMAALVHVWATHRY, from the coding sequence TTGGATGAGAGCATGGGCGCTATGGCGGTGAGCGGACGAAATTATCGTTATGTTGCGCGTCCGATTGGTTATGCGACTCCCGTCGTGATTGCCGCCTTGATCTTTAGCGTGGTTTCCATAGGCTGGCTGCAGAGCGAAGAGGGATATCTAACTCCGAAAAATGGTCTCGGTTACTGGCTCGGGATTGTGGGCAGCCTGATGATGCTCGCGCTGCTGACGTACTCCTATCGCAAGCGCTCAAGTGCGACGCGGGGATTATTCTCCATACCAACCTGGTTTCGGATCCATATGGTATTGGGCGCACTCGGGCCATCGCTGATCTTGTTCCATTCCAATTTCAGCCTCGGCGCGTTGAACAGCAATGTAGCGCTTTTCACGATGCTGGCGGTCGCGACCAGCGGGGTAATTGGAAGATATATTTACGGCAAGATTCACATAGGCCTTCATGGCCGGCGAGCGGTAGCGAAGGAGATATTCGCTGACGTCGACGAGTTGCGCCGGGAGCTTGCCGAAGAGATGCGAGGCATCGATACGATTTTCGCGGACCTTGACCTTTTCGGGCGTCAAATTCTGGAGCATGACGCCCAAGGTCCGGCTCATAGCCACTTGCTCAACGCCATCACGGCCGTTCGATCGCGTCTGCAGGGGGCTCGGAAGCGGCGCCAGGTCCTACAGGCCATCGAGACGGAAGGTCGCCGAAACGGTTGGGCGCTAAACTATCTCCGACAACGCATCGCCGAGATCGACCTCGCGGTTTCGGCTTATTTGAACGCAGTTTTAAAGGCGGCGGAACTGCGATTTTTCGAGCGTCTATTTAGTTTGTGGCATGTGCTGCATCTGCCTTTGTTCTTCTTGATGGTCATGGCGGCGCTTGTACACGTCTGGGCCACCCACCGATATTGA
- a CDS encoding transposase, which translates to MAVDTLGHLPGLHVMSANVDDRAAVGTLAADVQEATVDSVEFIYVDQGYTGENAAKAHGVEICVVKLAEAKKGFVLLPKRWVVERPFAWATRFITRRRFLGGVSSSDISCARLPGRPI; encoded by the coding sequence ATGGCGGTCGACACATTGGGCCATTTGCCGGGGCTGCATGTCATGTCGGCCAATGTCGACGACCGCGCCGCGGTCGGCACGCTCGCCGCCGACGTGCAGGAGGCGACGGTCGATAGCGTCGAATTCATCTATGTTGATCAGGGCTACACCGGCGAGAACGCCGCAAAAGCGCATGGAGTTGAAATTTGCGTCGTCAAACTGGCCGAAGCGAAAAAGGGCTTCGTGCTGTTGCCCAAGCGATGGGTGGTCGAGCGTCCATTCGCCTGGGCGACACGATTCATAACACGGCGGCGCTTTTTAGGCGGAGTCTCTTCTTCGGATATATCATGCGCCCGTCTGCCAGGCAGACCGATTTAA
- the pgi gene encoding glucose-6-phosphate isomerase: MTHAVAAAFLALETHAPSLDDVRTLDLFEKDGARFENFSVSLDDFLFDFSKHKVTRQTIDLLVALAKARKVEARRDALFAGEPVNNTEKRPAMHMALRDLSSRPLVIGGEDMRPAIEAEREKVFAFACAIRSGEARGATGLPFTDIVNIGIGGSDLGPVMAARALFPYGENGPRAHFVSNVDGADLADTLAGLDLARTLFIVSSKTFTTQETMANTASARARVVAALGEAAVNKHFAAVSTKLDKVAAFGIDASRVFGFWDWVGGRYSIWSSIGLALVIAIGPENFTQFLQGGFDIDEHFRTAPLDKNIPVLMGLLGVWHRNMLDRRAHAVIPYDQRLARFPAYLQQLDMESNGKSVTRDGRFDTHRTGPIVFGEPGTNGQHAFFQLLHQGTDVTPIDFLVAAEPTAADAHHHALLFSNCLAQSEAFMRGRTLDEAKAQLHAQGLDADEVERLAYHKVFSGDRPTSVLLYRRLDPRTLGRLVALYEHKVFVQSVIWDINPFDQWGVELGKELANKLGPIVENASASTAGLDGSTAGLIAWRRSKQ; encoded by the coding sequence ATGACCCACGCTGTCGCCGCCGCCTTCCTCGCCCTCGAGACCCACGCGCCCTCGCTCGATGACGTTCGCACGCTCGACTTGTTCGAAAAGGACGGCGCGCGCTTCGAGAATTTCAGCGTTTCGCTGGACGATTTCCTCTTCGACTTTTCCAAGCACAAGGTTACGCGCCAGACGATCGATCTGCTCGTAGCGCTTGCCAAGGCGCGCAAGGTCGAAGCGCGGCGCGACGCGCTCTTCGCCGGCGAGCCGGTCAACAACACCGAGAAGCGCCCCGCCATGCATATGGCGCTGCGCGACCTCTCGTCGCGGCCGCTGGTCATCGGCGGCGAGGATATGCGCCCCGCAATCGAGGCTGAGCGCGAGAAGGTCTTCGCCTTCGCGTGCGCCATTCGCAGCGGCGAGGCCAGGGGTGCGACGGGGCTTCCTTTCACCGACATCGTCAATATCGGCATCGGCGGTTCCGATCTCGGGCCGGTCATGGCCGCGCGCGCGCTTTTCCCCTATGGGGAAAATGGCCCGCGCGCACATTTCGTCTCCAATGTCGACGGCGCCGATCTCGCGGATACGCTCGCGGGGCTCGATCTCGCGCGCACGCTTTTCATCGTGTCGTCAAAGACTTTCACCACGCAGGAAACCATGGCCAACACCGCGAGCGCCCGCGCGCGTGTCGTTGCGGCGCTCGGCGAAGCGGCGGTGAACAAGCATTTCGCCGCTGTTTCCACCAAGCTCGACAAGGTGGCGGCCTTCGGCATCGACGCCTCGCGCGTCTTTGGCTTCTGGGATTGGGTCGGCGGCCGTTACTCCATTTGGTCGTCCATCGGGCTCGCGCTCGTGATCGCCATCGGGCCGGAGAACTTCACGCAGTTTCTGCAAGGCGGCTTCGATATCGACGAACATTTCCGTACGGCGCCCCTCGACAAGAATATCCCTGTGCTGATGGGCCTGCTCGGCGTCTGGCATCGCAACATGCTCGATCGCCGCGCCCATGCGGTGATTCCTTACGACCAGCGCCTCGCGCGTTTCCCTGCTTATTTGCAGCAGCTCGACATGGAGTCGAACGGCAAGTCGGTGACGCGCGACGGCCGTTTCGACACGCACCGCACAGGGCCAATCGTGTTCGGCGAGCCGGGCACGAATGGGCAGCACGCTTTCTTCCAATTGCTGCATCAAGGCACGGACGTTACGCCGATCGACTTCCTCGTCGCCGCCGAGCCGACCGCCGCCGACGCGCATCATCACGCGCTCTTGTTCTCCAATTGCCTCGCTCAGTCCGAAGCTTTTATGCGAGGACGCACGCTCGACGAAGCAAAGGCGCAATTGCACGCGCAGGGGCTCGACGCGGACGAGGTCGAAAGGCTTGCATACCATAAGGTTTTCTCCGGCGATCGTCCGACGAGCGTGCTGCTGTATCGCCGACTCGATCCGCGCACCCTGGGGCGCCTCGTCGCGCTCTATGAGCACAAGGTTTTCGTGCAATCGGTGATCTGGGACATCAATCCCTTCGACCAATGGGGTGTCGAACTCGGCAAGGAGCTCGCGAATAAGCTCGGGCCGATCGTGGAGAACGCCAGCGCGTCCACGGCGGGGCTGGATGGCTCGACAGCGGGATTGATCGCGTGGCGGCGATCGAAACAATAG
- the tnpB gene encoding IS66 family insertion sequence element accessory protein TnpB, translating to MQKALGPDPHFGLIVICRIKRSDRLMILLWDGTGMMLVSKGLGEGSFA from the coding sequence GTGCAGAAGGCGCTCGGCCCCGATCCGCATTTTGGGCTGATTGTGATTTGCCGGATTAAGCGGTCGGATCGGTTGATGATCCTGCTTTGGGACGGCACGGGAATGATGCTGGTCTCCAAGGGTCTCGGCGAAGGCAGTTTCGCATAG